In Crinalium epipsammum PCC 9333, the following are encoded in one genomic region:
- a CDS encoding WD40 repeat domain-containing protein — translation MSYLNKIDEVVKNLESYPNSLRIKKLVVLACTTVWITDAFQLNSISLKDLVRNLRELHPIFANLQQALYELANKLNKSTEYLLVAKMISREMEKLYRNDPGTLSIVNNNETEDFKSFLKPDVKLAVLDLEENQFAQVLKATVEIIDKNNISKSKIISYLPSTSKAIEFYHAFQSTYRKLFINYKEQGFLGELTNPQPSNQLRKSYQSVELLRRSLAKWFSSQEFSEIRNILLQELDPVEEIQLIIHSPNRNLLQLPWHLIFEQFLKNYTKAEIAFRINKNKNYSPRSVFIENIKLLAILGNYGLIDLETEEQEIAAIPNSEVLLLAEPVRQQLDNQIRHKNWNILFFSSSYGNKFEEIYFNRSEKFTIEEFKSFLKRAIASGLELAIINCSNGLEIAEKLADLEIPNLIILREHLPPRVAQSFLKLFLKACASGKSVYMAIREAREKLAPIENIFPGATWLPVIFQNPATEAVTALGLPQRENTQDLEEEDWSEQTITVSESLEIDNHDLDFEQSSPQLSQTTFYTNISLVKTISGFDSEVYAVVISPDGQKIVGGSGDLEHEDNAIYIWDIDTGNLINSLKGHLHWVYAVAITPDSKKIVSGSFDNTIKIWDINTNTIKPTNIEDYDRVNAIAISPDGKMIVSGCDDNTAKIWNLETGVLIKTLRSHSRRVNSVAISPDGQTLITGSDDHTIKVWSLATGSLIDTLTGHTKPVLCVVITPDGKNIISSSDDQTIKIWDLATGRLTATLTGHEKSVLAIAISPDGHTIVSSSLDKNIKIWDFNTGHLINTLSGHENIILCVAISPDGRKIVSSSYGEIRVWEVMEVTVSNSNHQLK, via the coding sequence ATGAGTTACTTAAACAAGATAGATGAAGTTGTTAAAAATCTAGAAAGTTATCCAAATTCATTACGCATTAAAAAGCTGGTTGTGTTGGCTTGTACTACAGTCTGGATTACGGATGCATTTCAGCTAAATAGCATATCTTTAAAAGATTTAGTTCGCAATTTGCGTGAGCTTCATCCAATTTTCGCAAATCTTCAACAAGCTTTATATGAATTAGCTAATAAGCTCAATAAGTCAACTGAGTATTTATTAGTTGCTAAGATGATTAGCAGGGAAATGGAGAAGCTGTATAGAAATGATCCAGGAACATTATCAATTGTAAACAACAATGAGACTGAGGATTTTAAATCTTTTCTTAAACCTGATGTCAAGCTAGCTGTTTTAGATTTAGAAGAAAATCAGTTTGCTCAGGTATTAAAAGCTACTGTTGAAATTATAGATAAAAATAATATCAGTAAATCTAAAATAATTAGTTATTTACCCTCTACATCTAAAGCTATTGAATTTTATCATGCCTTTCAATCAACTTATCGAAAATTATTTATTAATTATAAAGAACAAGGTTTTTTAGGGGAATTAACTAACCCTCAACCGAGTAATCAACTTAGAAAATCTTATCAATCTGTTGAGTTGTTGAGAAGGAGTTTAGCTAAATGGTTTTCTTCGCAAGAATTTAGTGAAATCAGAAATATTTTGCTACAAGAGCTAGATCCAGTTGAAGAAATTCAGCTAATTATTCATAGTCCAAATCGAAATTTATTGCAACTACCTTGGCATTTAATCTTTGAGCAGTTTTTGAAAAATTATACTAAAGCAGAAATTGCTTTTAGAATTAATAAAAATAAAAATTATTCTCCTAGATCAGTATTTATAGAAAACATTAAGCTTTTAGCTATTTTAGGGAATTACGGTTTAATTGACCTTGAAACAGAGGAGCAGGAGATAGCAGCTATACCAAATTCAGAAGTATTATTATTGGCAGAACCTGTTCGCCAGCAATTAGATAATCAAATTAGACATAAAAATTGGAATATTTTATTTTTTTCAAGTAGTTATGGTAATAAATTTGAGGAGATTTATTTTAATAGATCAGAAAAATTTACAATTGAAGAATTTAAAAGCTTTTTAAAAAGAGCGATCGCATCTGGTTTAGAACTAGCAATTATCAATTGTAGTAATGGGCTGGAAATAGCAGAAAAACTAGCAGATTTAGAAATTCCCAATCTGATCATTCTGCGGGAACACCTCCCCCCTAGAGTAGCACAAAGTTTTTTGAAACTATTCCTTAAAGCTTGTGCTAGTGGTAAATCTGTATATATGGCAATAAGAGAAGCACGAGAAAAACTAGCACCTATAGAAAACATTTTTCCGGGTGCAACCTGGTTGCCTGTTATTTTTCAAAATCCTGCAACTGAAGCTGTAACTGCGCTAGGGCTTCCGCAACGTGAGAACACTCAAGATTTAGAAGAGGAGGACTGGTCAGAACAAACTATTACAGTTTCAGAAAGTTTAGAAATAGATAACCACGATCTTGATTTTGAGCAATCATCGCCACAGCTATCTCAAACAACTTTTTATACAAATATATCTCTAGTAAAGACTATTAGCGGGTTTGATAGCGAAGTTTATGCAGTTGTTATTAGTCCCGATGGTCAAAAAATTGTTGGTGGTAGTGGAGATCTTGAGCATGAAGATAATGCCATATACATTTGGGATATTGATACGGGTAATCTGATTAATTCTCTCAAAGGTCATCTTCATTGGGTTTATGCAGTTGCTATTACTCCTGATAGTAAAAAGATAGTTAGCGGCAGTTTTGATAATACAATTAAGATTTGGGATATTAACACAAATACAATTAAACCTACTAATATTGAAGATTACGACCGAGTTAATGCGATCGCTATCAGCCCTGATGGAAAAATGATTGTTAGTGGCTGTGACGATAATACTGCTAAAATTTGGAACTTAGAAACAGGTGTATTAATCAAAACCCTCAGAAGTCATTCCAGAAGAGTAAATTCTGTTGCGATTAGTCCAGATGGGCAGACACTTATCACTGGTAGCGATGACCATACAATCAAAGTTTGGTCTTTGGCTACGGGTAGTTTGATTGATACTCTCACGGGTCATACAAAACCTGTTCTTTGTGTTGTTATTACTCCAGATGGCAAAAATATTATTAGTAGTAGTGACGATCAAACAATCAAAATTTGGGATCTTGCTACAGGGAGGCTTACAGCTACGCTAACAGGGCATGAAAAGTCAGTACTTGCTATTGCCATCAGTCCTGATGGGCATACAATTGTTAGTAGTAGCCTAGACAAAAATATCAAAATTTGGGATTTCAATACTGGTCATTTAATTAACACTTTAAGTGGGCATGAAAATATCATACTTTGCGTTGCTATTAGTCCAGATGGACGCAAGATAGTTAGTAGTAGTTATGGAGAAATTAGAGTTTGGGAAGTAATGGAAGTTACCGTATCTAATTCCAATCACCAACTAAAGTGA
- a CDS encoding bifunctional serine/threonine-protein kinase/formylglycine-generating enzyme family protein, translating into MQCCQNPQCQNPFNPDSNRFCQNCGSNQLSELFRHRYRVLKVLGAGGFGKTYLAEDVERLDDPCVIKQFAPQFTGTSTLQKATELFKQEARQLYELGENHAQIPRLIAYFEHGKSLYLVQEFIAGEDLLEELKQNPFNEEQIREILAELLPVLDFIHSRNVIHRDIKPENIIRRFPQQGLKRGDLVLIDFGGAKQITQTSLARPGTGIYTIGYAPTEQMAGRAIPASDLYGLGATCVRLLTQCLPEFDQDGQLEDLVYDATNAEWLWRERLQKKGITISHELGQILDKLLQHLPRNRYESAQEVIQDLNSIIQPNQPSSTLTVKGQGGLVNISGLGLKSFAYDLVKVGLRNNITSRQRRQAEYLPEDLGNGVILEMVFIPGGESWMGSSQIEEGRYNHESPLHRVTLSPFLIAKTPITQAQWKAVAAIPEVNQFLNPDPSRFKGANRPVENVSWHDAIEFCARLSQFTGRKYRLPSEAEWEYACRAGTSTPFHFGETIIPELANYNANYTYAYGVKGIYRQETTPVGSFQVANAFGLYDMHGLVLEWCADFWHENYNGAPSDGRVWEFGGDDTHRVLRGGSWVSYPRSCRSAYRRKSTPDGRVDVYGVRVVCSLPDEL; encoded by the coding sequence ATGCAGTGTTGCCAAAATCCCCAATGCCAAAATCCTTTTAACCCTGATAGCAATAGATTTTGTCAAAATTGCGGTTCAAATCAACTAAGTGAATTATTTAGACACCGCTACCGCGTACTAAAAGTATTAGGCGCAGGTGGGTTTGGTAAAACTTATTTAGCAGAAGATGTAGAAAGACTCGATGATCCTTGTGTAATTAAACAATTTGCACCACAATTTACGGGAACATCAACACTCCAAAAAGCTACAGAATTATTTAAACAAGAAGCACGACAACTTTATGAATTAGGGGAAAATCATGCTCAAATTCCTCGGTTAATTGCTTATTTTGAACATGGAAAAAGCCTATATTTAGTTCAAGAGTTTATAGCAGGTGAAGACTTATTAGAGGAATTAAAGCAAAACCCCTTTAATGAAGAACAAATTAGGGAAATATTGGCAGAGTTATTGCCTGTTTTAGATTTTATTCATTCTCGCAACGTTATTCATCGGGATATTAAACCAGAAAATATCATTCGCAGATTTCCCCAACAAGGTTTAAAAAGAGGAGATTTAGTACTAATAGATTTTGGCGGTGCAAAGCAAATTACTCAAACCAGTTTAGCTAGACCAGGAACGGGCATTTATACTATTGGTTATGCACCAACTGAACAAATGGCAGGTAGGGCAATTCCCGCCAGTGATTTATATGGTTTAGGTGCAACTTGTGTACGGTTATTAACTCAGTGTTTGCCAGAATTTGATCAAGATGGACAATTAGAAGATTTAGTTTATGATGCCACAAATGCTGAATGGTTATGGAGAGAACGTCTGCAAAAAAAAGGCATAACTATTAGCCATGAATTAGGGCAAATTTTAGATAAACTTTTGCAACATTTACCGAGAAATAGATATGAGTCTGCACAAGAAGTTATCCAAGACTTAAATAGTATAATTCAACCTAATCAACCTTCTTCTACTTTAACCGTAAAAGGACAGGGAGGGTTGGTAAATATTTCAGGACTAGGGCTAAAATCTTTTGCATACGACTTAGTAAAGGTAGGGTTGCGAAATAATATTACTAGCCGCCAGCGTCGCCAAGCCGAATATTTACCTGAAGATTTAGGTAATGGTGTAATTTTAGAAATGGTATTTATTCCTGGGGGTGAAAGTTGGATGGGTTCATCCCAGATTGAGGAAGGAAGATATAATCACGAAAGCCCTCTCCATAGAGTGACTCTTTCGCCTTTTTTGATAGCGAAAACTCCAATAACTCAAGCACAGTGGAAAGCTGTAGCAGCAATACCTGAAGTTAATCAATTTTTAAATCCTGATCCATCTAGATTTAAAGGTGCAAACCGTCCAGTTGAAAATGTATCATGGCACGATGCGATCGAATTTTGTGCTAGGTTATCTCAATTCACTGGCAGAAAATATCGTTTACCTAGTGAGGCAGAATGGGAATATGCTTGTCGGGCGGGAACAAGTACACCTTTCCATTTTGGTGAAACAATTATTCCAGAATTAGCTAATTACAACGCCAATTATACTTATGCTTACGGTGTAAAAGGTATATATCGTCAAGAAACAACCCCAGTAGGTAGTTTTCAAGTAGCGAATGCTTTTGGTTTATATGATATGCACGGGCTAGTTTTAGAGTGGTGCGCTGATTTTTGGCATGAGAATTATAATGGCGCACCGTCTGATGGTAGGGTGTGGGAATTTGGGGGAGATGATACGCATCGCGTATTGCGTGGTGGTTCTTGGGTTAGCTATCCTAGAAGTTGTCGCAGTGCATACCGTCGCAAGAGTACGCCAGATGGTAGGGTTGATGTCTACGGAGTTCGCGTTGTTTGTTCTCTTCCTGATGAATTATAG